A stretch of DNA from Prinia subflava isolate CZ2003 ecotype Zambia chromosome 9, Cam_Psub_1.2, whole genome shotgun sequence:
TGGCTGGGACAGTCTAGGGGGTCCTTGCAGATTCCTAGGATTCAGTCTGGCTAGTTCCTGAGTCTGTACTGGGATGTCTTCTAAGGAAAATCTGCCTGACAGGCAGATGCCACATTACTACCTCACCCTTTAATTCCACATTCCAGTCATTAGAAGAAACCCAGGGTACTTTGCATGTGTTCCTGGACTGAGGAGCCTGGCAGTCTGGTTCCAAGatggtttattttctctcctcagaGTGAAATTATTACCTACAGAGGATACCCTAGTGAGGAATATGAAGTGACAACAGAAGATGGATATATTCTTTCCATTAACAGAATACCTTATGGAAGAAAAGGCCATGAAGGAAGCAAAGGTAAGATTTATgtttatttggaaaaagaaagaatgaaaatgaaaaagctgtCTTTGATGTATAATCTAATAATCCAGATGAAGATTAAAGACTACTGTGGTTTAAGACAATGGAGGAAATGCCGGGGGCGTACAGGTGAGGAGGTGAGGGACAGAGAGAATAGTGCTAATGTAAGCTCAGACTTACAGGGGAGCAATATGGGCAAAGGCTTTTGTGAGGACTGAATGAcagaatgctttaaaaatgagaCAGACATGGAAGAAGAGAGACACACACCTTTTGACTTGCTATCCTTGTACACTGTGTATGGAATTAACAGTCCCTGTGCAGTAGCTGAATTTCTTATCAGTCTCGCCACCATCCCTTATAAAAATTCCTACAGACATTCATGTAACAGCAGCCCATTTGCATAGAAGTTACACAGTCTAAGGATTGCCTCAGAATACTTTGGACTGAAAAAATCCCAGGATTACAGGTAAAAACATGAAGctcacaaaataaatttatgaTTGTCCTATAGCCTTGGGTGTGAACGAGACCTGTGGAAAAACCCTCTCCCCTGTCAAAGGCCAAGCAATGGCCTTCCTGAGCTTATCTGTTGGTTTTGTATGAGTTAGGATGTTTGCACTGTCTGTTGTCTTTCACAAGGAGTGTGTAAAGATCAGTGCTTGGATGAGCCCCGTCAAAACTGGCAGGTGTCTTTGTATTTAACTTCAGAGAACCCCACAGGAAAAAGGCTGCCTTTGTACCTGCTGATTCTGTTGAATCCTTCATTGATGACATAAGTAAACAGAAGTTTCCTGACTTCTGGGATTTCTCCACATACCCCTTGACACACCCTCGACCCCAAGTTCATGTTTTGCAGAGtgctttaatttgaaaaaacaaGGATTACTGACCAGGTTTGAGGAAGTATCAGCTCCTTGGAGAATGAAGATTTCAAAGTTCATGTTGATCTTAACTTTTTATAGACTTGGTATCTTTTCTCAGAAAGATACCAATGATGTGTTACTGCTGACTTAGCATATAtatgttgtatttttcttttgcaatacTGCATAATGTGAATAGGATTCCTTGGAATTATGTATCCACGTGATGTTTTGGAACAAAACCCAcaattcttcaggaaaaaaaaaaagggaaatgtaCAGAGAACCTAAAATCAAAACATCAAGGATTTTTGGTTTTACTAAACAACCCTAAAACAACTGCATAGCATGGGTGAGAAAGGCGTGGGAGTAAATCTGTCTTCAGCTTCTTGGGTCTGTAGTGAAGAGAACAAAATGTTCTATGCAGAAGGGGTAGTTTAAGTTTTTTTATTCCCCCTCTGGGGTTTTTAGGATCACAGGTGATAGAAAGTCATTATTATTATCCAAGTCAATTTGTCATACGATTGTGCAATTCACGTGGAGATCTGGTGACTGCTTGGTAAATTGAAAAAGGAACTGGCAGAAATTGGAGGTTAATACGATCACAGAATTAAAGCAGGAAGGCAGTTAAACAGTTTTCCCCTTCCAATGTTAGAAAACACACAACAGCAGCTTGAGGAGAGCCTGTCCTTCAAAAATTCAGAAGCTGGTTGATCTGAGTTTAGTAAAAGGGAAGAAGGTATCAATGGTAAGTGGAACATTACTGAAAACAAATTCAATGTGAGGCTTGACAATTCTAAGACAATAAAGTATTAATGCACCAGAATAAAAAGTTTTGTTGAACTGTACTGTCTCCAGTGCCAgttgggcactgctgggcactTGCTCTGCTTGCCTGGACAGTATCCCATGTGGGTTTTTAACAAAGTGGGGAAAGCAGGCACTCAAAAGGTTCCTTGCCACAAGTATAAAGATTTCCAGAAAAGGGGAGTATTGTAATTTGGAATTTGAAACTTGCAGCAAATATTTATGGACATGACCTGTGATGGACGATATGGGTGATTGAAAGTTGTGATTtatcttttcctgctgaaagatCCAAGTCTAAATTATCAATGGAGGAAGTACTGTGTGAGTCTGTGTCATAGCAGAGTGATGTGCCACTGGAGGAGGTAAATTCCTGAGTAATCTCTGGCGTTGAGCTGGTTACCATGTTacctgttttcagttttcagagCAGAAGTAAAAGCCAAAACACCTGTGCTTCTGTGAGAACCAGAAACAGGTCTTTGTAGTTTCTGAAGGGAGAAACAATTCTCCCAAGGGATTAGATGTCGATTTTCTTTGTGTAGAAGCAGGAACCTTCAACTGTTAAATCTGTATTCCACATAAAGGTGCCATTTCCCTTTTCAGGACAGGGAAGTCAAGAGAGTCTTCTTAAATTCTACCTGGGTTTTAGCTGTGGTTCTTATAACTACTTAAATTAAAGGGAGAAAGTCCTTTGAAACACAGATTCCTTTATTGGCTACTGAACTGCTCTTCAGGTTTTGCCAGAGCTTTGGTGATGGAAGGGTGTTGCACAGAGATAATATCAGTACCAGTTGCAGAGATttccacagctcagcacagtgGTTTGGCATTGCTTTGATTGGAAAATAAAGACCTCAGTAGCACATACGTGGGAATGCCTTGCCCAGGTTTGGGGGCAGGGCAAAGTTAGTAAATAttaaaactgctgctgtttttggGCCACTTCTCTGAGTCTGTGAGCTTGAAACAGTTACAAGGGCTACCTATATTTTTTTTGTAGCTCCTGCTTTTCTCATGCTTATTTATTGCACACTTTGTCTGTTTTGGGCTTCAAGTTATGAAACTAAGAAGTCACtagtttaaaattcttaatgATAAAAAGTAGCTTTTGGTGAAAAAGCATGTGATTTCATGGCACTATGGCCATTACGCAAATTCCTGTTCTTAGTAGATTAAGTCAAGTAGATTAAATACTCAAGTGCAAGTCTAGAACAGATTTGCTATCTTTCAATAGCTCACTTGAATTATTCTTAGGTATGCAATGCCAAATGAACAGGAATCTATCATaaacactttctttttcagGTCCAAGGcctgctgtgtttctgcagcaTGGTTTGCTTGCAGATGCCAGCAACTGGATCACAAACTTGGATTACAACAGCCTTGGCTTTATGCTGGCAGATGCTGGCTATGATGTATGGCTGGGAAACAGCAGAGGGAACACGTGGTCCAGGAAACACACACGCTTCACAGTGAAGCAGGAAGAATTCTGGATTTTCAGGTATCCTTGTTGCTATCCAGTCACATTATGAACTGgcaggatatttttttctgcttacatGGGTTGTCACACATGTAGGGACAGTAAAGGGGAGTTTTGAGGTTGGTATAGTCTGCTAAAATACATAGGTGATCAGTAGAAAACTGAGAATTCAATTACCAGAGTTCTGTTTCATCCAAAAGAAGCTTTTCTTTATGTCCACACAACTAATCTGTGCAGGGAAGCTCTGTACAGCTGTTCCTCACTGATCTCTTACACAACTGACTTCCTGTCTTTGCTTTGTAGCTTTGATGAAATGGCTAAGTATGACATTCCAGCCTCAGTGGactttattttgaagaaaactgGCCAGGAACAAGTATTTTATGTTGGCCATTCACAGGGGACCACAATGGGTATGTGGAGAGATGCATTTATTAGAATATATTGTGTTTGAAATGGTATCAAGTTCCACATATGTGGTTTAGTGATTAAAAACTAGGGCTCTTGAAAACTACTGCTTTTGATTTTTAGTGTCTTTCGGGAATATTCATcagcattaaaatgaaaagacttaatttttctgtgtttatttaaaaGTGGAAAGATGTTGGAATGATAAATTGAAGTCACAGGTAGCTGCTGGCAGTACagcttctattaaaaaaattgatGAATTATACATAATAAAATTAGATTCATCAGACACAGAGAATAAAGAttcccagaatttttttttccagaatattttgCTGCATGTAATGCCTGGCTCATGTGCTTTAGACCTTCTAGTAGAAAGAGCTGGGCATGTTGGGTTAGTAAGCATTAAATTGCTTTCTGTAAGAAAGCAAGTCTTCTGATTTACTGCGTTTAATTTGGGATTTGTAGTAACTAGGTTAATTTACATTATTTAACCTAATACTAGATACTGCAGTCAAACTATTAatctaaaaatacttttgcaaACTTTCTCATAGATTTTTGTAGAGTTTCTGCCAGGTAAAATTCTTGTCTAACTTGTGTCAGTGAGGTCTGTTAATTATTCTTATATTATTTACagcttttattgctttttcaaCTTTGCCACAGCTGGCtaagaaaatcaaaatgttcTTTGCCTTGGCACCAGTAGCTACAGTCAAGTTTGCCACTAGCCCTCTGGTAAAATTTGGATTGTTTCCTGACATGCTGCTCAAGGTTTGTATTTGAGTGTAAATGTTTCAAGCCAAATGAGGTGGGGCCCTTTCTATCTGAAAATAGCATAGCAAAGAATGTTAATAACTGTGGATTAGAGAGTAACATGACAAGGATTCTGAGTCAGTTTTATCATAATTATGCTATTGAAGTCAGCAGTGTCTTCTGTAGCTTTATTATTGTCTAGTGAGACAATTTGCATCAGTTTAAAGTAGTATTTTACAATTACAGCTTaatagaggaaataaaattatttttccatttgcatGTTTCTAGAATTTTAGCTAGGGAAATCATATGATTAACTAGTCACTCTGTTTTAGAAGAGTTGTATAATATCTTTATACAGAATACATTAGTTATCATGAACTTTAACAGATTTGTTTCACAATCAGCCACTTAGTGTAGGAAGAGGATCCTTCAGAGGATGATTAAGAGCAACAGCTTTATTTAGGTGCTGTGAATCATCCACTGGAGGAGTTTACCTCTTCCCCATTAACATCAAGGGGAATGAGGCAGGCTGCAGTCAGTGCCTGAAGTCAGACATTGTGAACACCCTGCTGTTGTCATTTTTAACCATCACTTTTCCTTCCACCACCCATGGAGATTCCCACACAGAACTGTTTGTTCTGTGACATAAACTCCCTTCTGGTGTAGCTTAAAATGGATTTAAAGGCCATCTGTAGTACCAGGTCCTTGCTCTAAAGGCAGTTAACATAAAAGCAGCACTAATCATTGTGATCTCCTATTCCTTGCATAATGAACTTTGTCTAATGAGACTTGCAGCTGATCAGTGCCTTGTGCAGATGTTCATGTGCTGAGGAACTTGATTCTCATGGTGACTTGCAAAAATCTGGAGTGCAGGGAGAACCTGACAGTGACAAACCCGTGGTCAGTTATATCTTTAAAGAGCTGTGTCACTTTTAAGGAAGTTTTCAGTGGGATATTTTTAAGTCcttgaacattaaaaaatacccaTCAAGAGGAAGTGGTCACCACATCTCATGCAACTTGTTTTTCTCTCATGGCTTGAAGAGAGGAAGTTGCAAGTACAAAGCCATTTAAAATTAGCAGGCAGAGCTTAACATAATTTAGCCTTAAACAATCTGATGACAGAAAGCTGTACAGTATAACTGTAAATTattgaatttaaaatgtatttgaattTGAGGTTAGGTTTGAAATTCTTGCAAGATTTTCCCAGCTCCCATGTACTTTTTGTGGGGTTAATGGAGTGCACTATTTGTAGCAGAAGCACTAACCATGCCAGTGCTTATAAGGAGATCAATGATCAATGTCATTTTCATATGACACACCTGTCACCAGtgcaaatgcaaataattaCCTCAAAAGTGTTATAGTATAAAACCTGAAACTGGGTCGTTCTGTGCAATTACATGTTTGTCTTATGTGTTTGTTATTTTGTAGGACATGTTTGGAAAGAAACAATTCCTCCCTCAGAATTTCTTGCTGAAGTGGCTTGCTACCCATGTTTGCACCCACAGAATACTCGATGACCTTTGTGGCAAcctgttctttcttctctgtggttttaatgagagaaatttGAATATGGTGTGTTCTAGTGACTTTCTTTATTGTCTAAGTTATTGTGAACTCTATGACAGTATTGgccaaatatataaaaaaatgcTTAAGGGATACCATTATTAGGTTTAATGTTCAGCTTGAGAGTTCTGTTAAATGCAATTAATCCCCCAAATGTTTTAACTTCTTATCCTATCTGTATGCGTGGCTCCAGTTAACTTTTGTTTATAACAGTTTTAAGTGGAATGAGATAGTTTGTTAGTTGTTCAGGAAGCAACAATGTGTAGAACTGATGCACTATGAGAAGTAAACCATGTTAATGATCTTGTTGCAGAGCCGAGTGGATGTGTATTCATCACACTGCCCTGCGGGAACATCTGTACAAAACATGATCCACTGGAGCCAGGTAGGGTTTCCAGAATCTAAAGTGCCCATGACTCTAGTTTGTTTGGAGAATATTGATGTGTCTGATATTTACGTGAAATAAAATGTGGAAATATATGTATAGCCTAGCCCAAGTGAAATTTGGAACTGTGAAAAGTTAGAATGGCAGCTGttcactgcagctgctttcaTGGTAAGGATGTATGGTGGTTCACGCctcttctgtatttctttgaaaatattgtAACTGTAAGTATCtcaaccaacaaaaaatacagcagaataACTTACCTCAGAGAGATGCTGTAACGAgtatttgtttctctttcagcAAACCCTGTTTTGATTACAAGTTGTATTTTTAGCCAGTCAAAAGCAGCAGACTTTATGTTCTATTCTGTTTGgcttcattttatattttatttatatttt
This window harbors:
- the LIPA gene encoding lysosomal acid lipase/cholesteryl ester hydrolase, which codes for MRSLVVAAFLLQSIGGSDAFAAGRRNVDPETNMNISEIITYRGYPSEEYEVTTEDGYILSINRIPYGRKGHEGSKGPRPAVFLQHGLLADASNWITNLDYNSLGFMLADAGYDVWLGNSRGNTWSRKHTRFTVKQEEFWIFSFDEMAKYDIPASVDFILKKTGQEQVFYVGHSQGTTMAFIAFSTLPQLAKKIKMFFALAPVATVKFATSPLVKFGLFPDMLLKDMFGKKQFLPQNFLLKWLATHVCTHRILDDLCGNLFFLLCGFNERNLNMSRVDVYSSHCPAGTSVQNMIHWSQAVRTGELKAYDWGSKAANMAHYNQSTPPFYKIKEMTVPTAVWTGGQDWLADPKDIAMLLTQITNLVYHKRIPEWEHLDFIWGLDAPYRMYNEIINMIRKLSLN